A portion of the Streptomyces erythrochromogenes genome contains these proteins:
- a CDS encoding MurR/RpiR family transcriptional regulator — translation MAPGTLADEIRLKLGDASPAERKVARVLLAGYPSAGFETMAVLAERAAVSTPTVLRFINRIGYRGFPDFQAALRTELDERNASPLSLYEATDYGRSHEGVEDLSLLQRGSNLFSAAVAQTLAELPPHDLEHAIALLSDGKRRITLAGGRFTNLFAQYLGLHLMQVRDDVRFLPDRDVERTAQLAAVNRRDVFVLFDYRRYEPDKVSMAELVQEQGGKVVLFTDVWLSPAAAHAQVVLPSQVAAPSPYDSLVPTLAIIETVVAGVLTALGEGAHQRMKHGEETARRMGLY, via the coding sequence ATGGCCCCTGGCACGCTCGCCGACGAGATTCGCCTCAAGCTGGGCGACGCCAGCCCCGCCGAACGCAAGGTCGCACGCGTGCTACTCGCCGGTTACCCCTCAGCCGGTTTCGAAACCATGGCCGTCCTCGCGGAACGCGCCGCCGTCAGCACCCCGACCGTCCTGCGCTTCATCAACCGGATCGGCTACCGCGGCTTCCCCGACTTCCAGGCCGCGCTCCGCACAGAGCTCGACGAACGCAACGCCTCCCCCCTCTCCCTCTACGAGGCAACCGACTACGGCCGCAGCCACGAAGGAGTCGAGGACCTTTCCCTCCTCCAGCGCGGCAGCAACCTCTTCAGCGCCGCTGTGGCCCAGACCCTCGCCGAACTACCCCCGCACGATCTCGAACACGCGATCGCGCTGCTCTCCGACGGCAAACGCCGCATCACCCTGGCCGGCGGCCGGTTCACGAACCTCTTCGCCCAATACCTCGGCCTGCACCTCATGCAGGTACGCGACGACGTACGGTTCCTGCCGGACCGGGACGTCGAACGGACCGCGCAGCTCGCAGCGGTGAACCGACGTGACGTCTTCGTACTGTTCGACTACCGGCGCTACGAGCCGGACAAGGTCTCCATGGCCGAACTCGTCCAGGAACAGGGCGGCAAGGTCGTCCTCTTCACCGATGTATGGCTTTCACCTGCTGCCGCGCACGCGCAAGTGGTCCTGCCGAGCCAGGTCGCCGCACCCTCCCCCTACGACAGCCTCGTTCCCACCCTCGCGATCATCGAAACTGTTGTTGCCGGAGTCCTGACCGCACTCGGCGAAGGGGCCCACCAGCGGATGAAACACGGCGAGGAAACGGCCCGCCGCATGGGCCTCTACTGA
- a CDS encoding cyanophycinase → MPVPTGARRTALTGSTVLVLALTLAPAAQANGATSTGGRGSLVLIGGGLKADNTQVYGEIIKRAGGSKARIGVLTAASVPASQDPDAGDPESCSNSACNGAYYAGLFKQHGAADAQWIPIDLDHITNADSDDVVRQVNSMTGFFFGGGDQYRYVTTLLHGTAHTDSKVLAAIRAKLAAGAVVSGSSAGAQITAGADMVTGGDSYEGLRDGSSPGYFDDPSRLGYLPEGGFGFLRSGLIDTHTGTNGREGRALRLAADTGHDRVYALEENTALIVDAPNTPRERLRVLGPQGVAILDLRQARTGKHPQAGWTLTGARYNYLSNGDRYDPNRWQIRPAGGKRPLIPLSASPIPANSDVFSSPANPAGVPYSFLNTARALAAGTQRTTKAGTFESGPRFTVTFSKQPGFTAWTSDDATAHTVTGLRIAVAPE, encoded by the coding sequence GTGCCCGTCCCCACCGGAGCCCGCCGTACCGCACTGACCGGCAGCACCGTCCTCGTCCTCGCCCTCACCCTCGCCCCGGCCGCCCAAGCGAACGGCGCCACATCGACCGGCGGCCGCGGCTCGCTCGTCTTGATCGGCGGCGGCCTGAAAGCCGACAACACGCAGGTCTACGGCGAGATCATCAAGCGTGCGGGTGGATCGAAAGCGCGCATCGGCGTCCTCACGGCCGCCTCTGTCCCCGCCAGCCAGGATCCCGACGCAGGCGACCCGGAGAGCTGCAGCAACTCCGCCTGCAACGGCGCCTACTACGCCGGACTCTTCAAGCAGCACGGCGCCGCCGACGCCCAGTGGATCCCCATCGACCTCGACCACATCACCAATGCCGACTCCGACGACGTCGTGCGGCAGGTCAACTCCATGACCGGCTTCTTCTTCGGCGGCGGCGACCAGTACCGCTACGTCACCACCCTGCTCCACGGCACCGCCCACACCGACTCCAAGGTTCTCGCCGCCATCCGGGCCAAGCTCGCCGCCGGGGCAGTCGTATCCGGATCCAGCGCCGGAGCGCAGATCACAGCCGGAGCCGACATGGTCACCGGAGGCGACTCCTACGAAGGACTGCGCGACGGCAGCAGCCCGGGCTACTTCGACGACCCCTCTCGGCTCGGGTACCTCCCCGAAGGCGGCTTCGGCTTCCTCCGCTCAGGACTGATCGACACCCACACCGGCACGAACGGACGCGAAGGCAGGGCCCTGCGACTCGCCGCCGACACGGGACACGACCGCGTGTACGCACTGGAAGAGAACACCGCGCTCATCGTCGACGCTCCCAACACCCCCCGCGAGCGACTGCGCGTCCTCGGCCCGCAAGGCGTCGCCATCCTCGACCTCCGGCAAGCCCGAACCGGCAAGCACCCACAGGCCGGATGGACACTGACCGGCGCCCGCTACAACTACCTCTCCAACGGCGACCGCTACGACCCCAACCGCTGGCAGATCCGGCCCGCCGGCGGCAAGCGGCCCCTGATCCCCCTGTCAGCCTCACCGATACCCGCCAACTCCGACGTCTTCTCCTCCCCGGCCAACCCCGCAGGCGTCCCCTACTCCTTCCTGAACACCGCCCGTGCCCTGGCCGCCGGCACCCAGCGCACCACCAAGGCCGGCACCTTCGAGAGCGGCCCCCGGTTCACCGTCACCTTCAGCAAGCAACCCGGATTCACCGCCTGGACCAGCGACGACGCCACCGCGCACACCGTCACCGGACTGCGGATAGCCGTCGCCCCGGAGTGA
- a CDS encoding M20 family metallopeptidase, with the protein MTAPSREQLHTNELLPYAEARLEGYLADLAGLVAIDSGSYSPAGVNRMADWTQSRLLRLGFDVERFAPDPPHGHPVGDVILARKLGDLPVEQGGRRLLLVAHLDTVFDDGTAAATPFHLDGHTARGPGVSDDKAGLLAGITALEILEEARAGQYAELVFLATPDEEIGSPASRPVTEAAARGVHFALALECARENGDLVVARKGVADFRVSVTGRAAHAGIEPERGANAALTAAHLVVALQSLNGHWDDVTVNVGVVRAGSRTNIVCPEAELRVEVRSATAAGLAAAHRAIESAVARPAVSGTTATVEQLDLCPPMEDTPASRRVFDRARRIAAGLGINLGGAATGGVGDANFIAGLGVPTLDGLGPVGGADHTPEEWLDTSTVPARVALLASLIADLGDSRTG; encoded by the coding sequence GTGACCGCCCCCTCGCGGGAGCAGCTGCACACCAACGAGCTGCTTCCGTATGCCGAAGCGCGCCTGGAGGGCTACCTCGCCGACCTCGCCGGCCTGGTCGCCATCGACTCGGGCTCCTACAGCCCCGCCGGCGTGAACCGGATGGCCGACTGGACCCAGAGCCGGCTGCTGCGGCTCGGATTCGATGTCGAGCGCTTCGCTCCCGACCCTCCTCACGGGCACCCTGTCGGCGATGTGATCCTCGCCCGCAAGCTGGGCGACCTTCCGGTCGAGCAGGGCGGACGACGCCTCCTGCTCGTCGCTCATCTCGACACCGTCTTCGACGACGGAACCGCCGCGGCGACGCCCTTCCACCTCGACGGCCACACGGCGCGAGGCCCCGGAGTCAGCGATGACAAGGCCGGCCTGCTGGCCGGTATCACCGCTCTGGAGATCCTGGAGGAGGCTCGGGCAGGGCAGTACGCCGAACTCGTCTTCCTCGCCACGCCGGACGAGGAGATCGGCTCACCGGCGAGCCGCCCGGTGACCGAAGCAGCAGCCCGTGGAGTCCACTTCGCTCTGGCCCTGGAGTGTGCCCGGGAGAACGGCGACCTGGTCGTCGCCCGGAAGGGTGTCGCCGACTTCCGTGTGAGCGTCACCGGCCGGGCAGCGCACGCCGGCATCGAGCCGGAGCGCGGAGCGAACGCGGCTCTGACCGCCGCCCACCTGGTCGTGGCTCTGCAGTCCCTCAACGGCCACTGGGACGATGTCACCGTCAACGTCGGTGTCGTAAGGGCCGGCAGCCGCACCAATATCGTCTGCCCGGAAGCCGAGCTGCGCGTCGAGGTGCGCTCGGCCACCGCCGCCGGACTCGCAGCGGCCCACCGTGCGATCGAGTCAGCCGTGGCACGACCCGCCGTCTCCGGCACCACGGCGACCGTCGAGCAGCTGGACCTGTGCCCGCCCATGGAGGACACACCCGCCTCGCGCCGCGTGTTCGACCGGGCCAGGCGCATCGCCGCCGGCCTGGGGATCAACCTGGGAGGCGCGGCGACCGGCGGCGTCGGGGACGCCAACTTCATCGCGGGCCTGGGCGTGCCCACCCTGGACGGCCTCGGCCCGGTCGGCGGCGCCGACCACACCCCGGAGGAATGGCTGGACACCTCGACCGTCCCGGCCCGCGTCGCGCTCCTGGCCTCACTCATCGCCGATCTCGGCGACAGCCGCACCGGCTGA